One stretch of Zingiber officinale cultivar Zhangliang chromosome 6B, Zo_v1.1, whole genome shotgun sequence DNA includes these proteins:
- the LOC121990448 gene encoding transcription factor bHLH25-like gives MEAAAAAGWNSHAGVEGDVFDQWEVMEQLTAQQIADLHQSVSSENHHSLMSPEPANSLNARLSTSSPSILSFGKPENHDSFVGAASPKKEMDVLAQYGSKRHFETMFGQQHQASNFGVNVVKKPSYSNKEHIIAERKRREKLNQRFIALAAIVPGLKKTDKASVLSDTIKHLKQLQEKVSFLEDQTAKKTIESAVWVKKAHLRHDDGISELLPKIEAKMFENTVLVKIHCEKHKGVVVKALSEIEKIHLSVVNTSVILFTSSSLDITVMAQMEEGFHITAKDVVKKLSSAFRQPL, from the exons ATGGAAGCAGCAGCTGCAGCAGGGTGGAACTCTCATGCG GGAGTGGAAGGAGACGTGTTCGATCAATGGGAGGTGATGGAGCAGCTCACTGCACAGCAAATTGCAGACCTGCACCAATCTGTCTCCTCAGAGAACCACCATTCCCTGATGTCCCCGGAGCCAGCGAACTCTCTCAACGCCAGATTAAGTACCTCCTCCCCGAGCATCCTTTCTTTCGGCAAACCTGAGAATCATGACAGCTTTGTTGGGGCGGCGAGTCCAAAGAAAGAGATGGATGTTCTGGCACAGTACGGGTCCAAGAGGCACTTTGAGACCATGTTCGGGCAGCAGCATCAGGCATCCAACTTCGGAGTGAACGTGGTGAAGAAGCCGAGCTACAGCAACAAAGAGCACATCATcgccgagaggaagaggagggagaagcTTAATCAGAGATTCATAGCCTTGGCAGCTATAGTTCCAGGCCTCAAGAAG ACGGACAAGGCCTCTGTTCTCAGCGATACCATCAAGCACTTGAAACAACTCCAAGAGAAGGTGAGTTTCCTCGAAGACCAAACCGCGAAGAAGACCATTGAGTCGGCTGTTTGGGTCAAGAAAGCTCATCTACGTCACGATGATGGCATCTCCGAATTGCTTCCGAAGATCGAAGCCAAGATGTTCGAGAACACCGTCCTCGTAAAGATTCATTGCGAGAAGCACAAAGGTGTGGTAGTGAAAGCGCTTTCGGAGATCGAAAAGATCCATCTATCCGTCGTCAACACTAGCGTCATACTTTTCACAAGTTCTTCCCTTGATATTACCGTGATGGCTCAG ATGGAAGAGGGGTTCCACATAACTGCAAAGGATGTTGTGAAGAAGCTGAGTTCTGCTTTCAGACAGCCCCTTTGA